In the Ignavibacteriales bacterium genome, TGTTTTTCGATATTTCTTCCTGAACTGTAAGAATATCAGAAAGTTTTTTGTTGTACTGCTCGCCCCATATGTGACTATTGTTTGAAACGTTCACAAGTTCCGTACTGATCTGGAGGTTATCGCCCCGCTGAGTGACTCTGCCTCTAAGCACGGCCTTTACACCCAACTCTTTGCCAGCTTTTTGCGGATCGATGTCTTTCCCTTTGTAGTGGAACACAGAGCTACTCGACATCACTGTAAGATTGGATAACTGCGACAGTGTATTGATAAGGCTTTCTGTTATTCCGTCGCTCAAATATTCTGTGTTCGGGTCGGCACCGACATTCTCGAACGGCAAGACTGCGATTGAATCTATTGATTGATGCTTACCGAAAAATGATGTGTACCCAATGAATCCAGCAATAAGAAGAACAAGAATTATCCCTAACCCAATGAGCAGTCGAATTCGCTTTTGTGATTGAATTTTATGATTGGTTTCCGATGTGTTGCGTTCTATGTTAAGTGTTTCAGTAGTCTTTTCACCTGATGTATGGACAGATGTCTCTCCAATCGTTCGCCGGGAAACTCTAGCCGATTGTTTTTGTACTCTTCGTAACTCGCTAACCATGTCATCAATGTGCTGGTAGCGATCCCCGGGATCTTTCTCTAATGCACGGTTAAGCACATGAAGCATTTCTGATGAGACTTCCGTTAAATATTTATTTATCGGCTCAGGTTCTTCATTCATTAACGAGTATATCATTGATGCATGATGTTCTCCCCTGAACGGCAGTCTGCCCGACAACATTTCATAAAAGAGAACGCCTAAAGAAAATATATCTGCTCTTCCATCTATTTTTGAATTTGATAACTGTTCTGGCGCCATGTATGAAACCGTGCCTGAAGTGCTCATCGTTCGTGTGACACCTAATCCCTCTTTCAACTTTGCTATTCCAAAATCCATTACTTTAATCTGGTTCTTGCTGTTGATCATTATATTATCAGGTTTTATATCCCGGTGGACAACTCCCTGTGAATGCGCTTCTTCTAGTGCTTCACCAATCTGAATTGCATAGTTCACAGATTCTTCAATTGTAAGGTTATTCTCTTTTATTTTTTTTCTGAGTGTTACTCCGTCAACAAATTCCATTACAATAAATCTTTCTTCATCTGCTTCTTCAATATCGTGAACAGTACAGATGTGAGGATGATTTAATTTTGCAGTCATTTGGGCTTCGTTGAGCAGGCGCGCATTATCTTCATTAGAAATAGAAAGATGATGAGGTAAGAATTTCAGTGCAACAATACGCTTGAGTTTGGTGTCTTCTGCTTTATAAACTACTCCCATTCCCCCTTCGCCGAGTTTTTCCAAAATCTTATAATGAAGAATAATATTCCCTATCATTTTAATATCTTTATTTCTTAGTTAAGGTTTGATTTTTTATTTCATCGGTCCAGTTCAGAACTAATGATATATTTTTGAAACTTATCCCTTTAACCAGGCTTGTTGTAATAAAATACTTTCCGTCAGAAGTTATATCGAATGTTATTCCGCTATCTACATTCATAGCCGGGAAACCACTAAACATCACTTTTGGTATTCCGGCTGCAAAGGTAGGCGATGTGGAAATTGGGACTGAGAACATTTGTGAACTTTTTCGATAGTAAATAGTTTTTCCGTCCGGTGACCATCTTGGTTCTTCAGCCACATCGGTGGATATCTGCCATTTACCTTCTTTGTTTGGAAATGAGCGAACATAAATTTGGTACAAACCTGATTCATCTGTCAGATAGGACAACCATTTTCCATCAGGAGAAATACTAGCTTCATATTCATCTTTCTTTGAATCTAAATATTTCCACGGTTTCTTGTCCCCTTTTAACGGAACAACAAGAAGGTCAGATTGGGCACCATTAGTTAGATTATCAATAATTAAATTTGCACCATCTCGTGTCCAGTAATCTAAATATAGTCTCGTGTCCCCTCTGTATACTTCAACTTCATTTCCGCTACCATCATACGATTTTATATAAATCCCAAATTTTCCTTTTTCAAGTTGTTTCATATACGCAATATTTTTACCATCCGGTGACCATTGCGGTGTTCGATTTATACCTCCAAATGTTAACCTGTTTAATGCTTTTCTCATTATATCAAAAATCCAGATGTCAAAATTTTCTTCATCACGAATTACAAGAGCAATTTTTTTGTTATCTGGAGAAAGTCGTGGTTCGAGATATGGATGCCCGACAGAATCTAAACTTGTAACTTCACCTTTCATATTTATTTTTACAATTTTTCTGCTTCCTCCTTCTATGGCACCGGGTATATAAGCTAGTGTGCCATTATCCGAGACCATATAGTTAGTAATTCCAGTTGTAGTTTCACTGAATACTCCCTCAACCACGGGGACAGGCTCACCTTTAACCTCAAGTCTGTCTACATCAAATGGAACTAAATAAAGAACTCCGGAACGGGAAAAAAGAATATGCCCGGAATTTATGTATCTCGCTGTGCTAGCATTTTTTATAAGTGTTTTTCTCTCGCCGGTTTCTATATCTACAACATCAATAGAAGCATTTTCGTAATAATCGGGACTTGTAAGTGTTCCAACTGTAAATAGAACATGTTCACCATCAGGTAGAAATGAAGGCCAGCGATGAGTCCGTTCTATTTTTTTTGTAGAATCAATTGTCGTAATTTTTTTTGCAGTCCCTCCGGCTTCGGATATGAGCGATAAACCTTCAGTTGGAGAAGCTGAATAAACAATACTGCCATTTTTACCCCAGGTTCCTCCTCTATTATCTCCAACGTCTGCTAGTACAACAGGCGTTCCACTACCTAACGAAATTTTTTCCAACTTTCCATTTGTGAAAAATCCAAGCCATTTATCATCTTGTGAAAAGAAAGGAGTTGAAGCATTTTCTGTTCCCGGTATAAGAACGGGTTCTATCGAATCCATTTTACGGATATAAAATTTACTGTTTGCCTTAAATACCAATTTACTTCCGTCGTGTGATATTGCCATGGCTGGGTATGAATTTAAATCAAGTATTTTATCATCACCGATATCAAGTGAAAATTTTGTTATAATTTTTTCTTGGGATGGTTTGTTAAGAACTAACCAAGTGGAAACTAGCGCTATTAATAATATTATAGAAAAAATCCATGGGAAAATAGATGAGCGGAAGAATTTTGATAAATCAATTCTGCGATTCAAAATTTCAACAGTGAATGATCCTGAAGGAGTAACAGCTGTTATTTGTCCGGTTGCAGTATTAAATAAAGCGGGATTAACATTATATTTTTTACTTGTTCTTTGTCCAGAAGATTTTTTTATTTTCCTCAAATCTTTTGCTAATTCTTTAGCAGATTGACATCTATCATCTTTTTCTTTTTCCAGACATTCAAGAATAATTCCGTCAAGTTGTGGATCTATGCCTTCTTTAACAGAAGAGATTGGTGCAGCATCCACATTTACTATCTCATACATTATTGCCGTTTCATGCATACCCTTAAATGGTGATTCTCCTGCAAGCAATTCATAGAGCACCACTCCAAAAGAAAAAATATCTGTCCTGTGATCAACATCGAGTCCTTGCACCTGTTCGGGTGACATGTAACCCATCGTTCCCATTGTAGTTCCTAGTTTTGTAAGTCGGCTTGCATTGCTTGATGTGTAAAGTTTTGCTAGACCGAAATCCATTATTTGAACGATGCCGTCTTTCCGGATCATTATGTTTTCTGGTTTTATGTCTCTGTGAACAATCCCTTTCTCGTGAGCCGCTGCAAGACCTTCAGCCACCTGTACACCGATATCAAGAATTTTTTTCTCTGAAAGATTTTGTTTGTTATTTCTTAGAGTAACACCGTCTATAAATTCCATTACAATGAAAAGTTGTCCTTCGTGTTCTTGTATGTCATAGATAGTACATACATTCGGGTGGTTCATAGCAGAAGCAGCTTTAGCTTCCTGAACAAATCTTGCTTTCGCATCCTCTGTGGCAGTGATCTGAGATGGGAGAAACTTCAGTGCAACAAAGCGGTCAAGTTTTGTGTCTTGAGCTTTGTATACAGTGCCCATCCCGCCTTCACCGAGTTTCTCCAAAATTTTATAATGTGATATTGTTTTACCAATCATGTCTTAACTCCTAGTTCAAATGAAATATTGGAACGATATAATTCTATAATCACTTCTAGCTGTAACT is a window encoding:
- a CDS encoding protein kinase, giving the protein MIGNIILHYKILEKLGEGGMGVVYKAEDTKLKRIVALKFLPHHLSISNEDNARLLNEAQMTAKLNHPHICTVHDIEEADEERFIVMEFVDGVTLRKKIKENNLTIEESVNYAIQIGEALEEAHSQGVVHRDIKPDNIMINSKNQIKVMDFGIAKLKEGLGVTRTMSTSGTVSYMAPEQLSNSKIDGRADIFSLGVLFYEMLSGRLPFRGEHHASMIYSLMNEEPEPINKYLTEVSSEMLHVLNRALEKDPGDRYQHIDDMVSELRRVQKQSARVSRRTIGETSVHTSGEKTTETLNIERNTSETNHKIQSQKRIRLLIGLGIILVLLIAGFIGYTSFFGKHQSIDSIAVLPFENVGADPNTEYLSDGITESLINTLSQLSNLTVMSSSSVFHYKGKDIDPQKAGKELGVKAVLRGRVTQRGDNLQISTELVNVSNNSHIWGEQYNKKLSDILTVQEEISKNISQKLSLKLIDEDEKKLTKHSTENTEAYQLYLKGRFHWNKRNTDHLEKAVNYFNLAIEKDPGYALAYAGLASTYSLLPEYSGKPPKDFIPKAEKAAMKAMELDATLAEPHAALGYNMNNQWDWKGAEREYKRAIELDPNYPTAHHWYGEILEQQGKLEEALSEIKRAQELDPLSPIIATLAGGVLYYMRHYDQAIEQIKKVLELDQNFLYVHVFLGNIYVQQNKFDEAISEHQKVRQIVGSDDPFGLGNLGYAYARSGKKNEAIKVLNQLFEFSKKGYTLSNQIAMVYAGLDDKDQAFEWLEKGYNEQNRNLGFLKVHPMWDNLRSDSRYTTLLKKMGLEK
- a CDS encoding protein kinase; this translates as MIGKTISHYKILEKLGEGGMGTVYKAQDTKLDRFVALKFLPSQITATEDAKARFVQEAKAASAMNHPNVCTIYDIQEHEGQLFIVMEFIDGVTLRNNKQNLSEKKILDIGVQVAEGLAAAHEKGIVHRDIKPENIMIRKDGIVQIMDFGLAKLYTSSNASRLTKLGTTMGTMGYMSPEQVQGLDVDHRTDIFSFGVVLYELLAGESPFKGMHETAIMYEIVNVDAAPISSVKEGIDPQLDGIILECLEKEKDDRCQSAKELAKDLRKIKKSSGQRTSKKYNVNPALFNTATGQITAVTPSGSFTVEILNRRIDLSKFFRSSIFPWIFSIILLIALVSTWLVLNKPSQEKIITKFSLDIGDDKILDLNSYPAMAISHDGSKLVFKANSKFYIRKMDSIEPVLIPGTENASTPFFSQDDKWLGFFTNGKLEKISLGSGTPVVLADVGDNRGGTWGKNGSIVYSASPTEGLSLISEAGGTAKKITTIDSTKKIERTHRWPSFLPDGEHVLFTVGTLTSPDYYENASIDVVDIETGERKTLIKNASTARYINSGHILFSRSGVLYLVPFDVDRLEVKGEPVPVVEGVFSETTTGITNYMVSDNGTLAYIPGAIEGGSRKIVKINMKGEVTSLDSVGHPYLEPRLSPDNKKIALVIRDEENFDIWIFDIMRKALNRLTFGGINRTPQWSPDGKNIAYMKQLEKGKFGIYIKSYDGSGNEVEVYRGDTRLYLDYWTRDGANLIIDNLTNGAQSDLLVVPLKGDKKPWKYLDSKKDEYEASISPDGKWLSYLTDESGLYQIYVRSFPNKEGKWQISTDVAEEPRWSPDGKTIYYRKSSQMFSVPISTSPTFAAGIPKVMFSGFPAMNVDSGITFDITSDGKYFITTSLVKGISFKNISLVLNWTDEIKNQTLTKK